The following proteins are co-located in the Methanobacterium formicicum DSM 3637 genome:
- a CDS encoding oligosaccharide repeat unit polymerase family protein produces MKFKSVDIFSPYILVIIIALYVSLAAIAYQEHLRNLQWISSTTWAYVFGGTIFFIAGVFLPKFIYNHNEKLKSLFGGPNVGEKDSAPWYNKLRMLLDERVVLAAVMIAIFLQILNLYLLGGIPILSGYLKFKATTDLWRFAYPLFLPAITILLAKYPRKWYYLLFIIGLGVFAINGYRTTTMAILISGFITLYYTRRMKTSHILISLLIIALVGVAAGYIAVMSIQWQQWALNPLQLVAYRAGFTMMVFDKIVHMAGTTGGTLFQQAFSTGHPRVIVGEVVLHYPLPGGAPTTSITSTIFGPAVLDFGFYAMAIQMFIIGAVLRIIYATQIKANGAFTALYAIVLTHTMIWVETGPTDSVVYIFYFLALIAVVIYATQLMRTHKKPEGNS; encoded by the coding sequence ATGAAGTTTAAAAGCGTGGATATATTTTCACCCTACATTCTGGTGATAATTATAGCTTTGTACGTATCATTGGCAGCAATAGCTTACCAGGAACACCTGAGAAACTTACAATGGATTTCCAGTACCACCTGGGCCTATGTTTTTGGAGGGACCATTTTTTTCATTGCCGGAGTATTCCTCCCAAAATTCATTTACAATCACAACGAAAAACTAAAATCGCTCTTTGGAGGGCCCAACGTTGGCGAAAAAGATTCTGCTCCATGGTACAATAAACTGCGAATGCTCTTAGATGAGCGGGTAGTCCTTGCTGCAGTAATGATTGCCATATTCCTGCAGATACTAAATCTCTATCTCCTGGGGGGCATACCAATCTTAAGCGGCTACCTGAAGTTCAAGGCCACTACAGACTTATGGCGTTTTGCATACCCACTGTTTCTCCCAGCAATTACCATTCTTCTGGCTAAATATCCACGTAAATGGTACTATCTTCTCTTTATCATAGGACTGGGAGTTTTTGCTATCAATGGGTACCGAACCACCACCATGGCCATACTCATCAGTGGTTTCATAACCCTGTACTACACCAGAAGAATGAAAACCAGCCATATACTAATTTCTCTCCTTATAATTGCTTTAGTAGGGGTAGCAGCAGGTTATATTGCTGTCATGTCTATTCAATGGCAGCAATGGGCATTGAATCCATTACAGCTCGTTGCTTACCGGGCAGGATTTACAATGATGGTCTTTGACAAGATCGTCCACATGGCAGGAACCACTGGAGGCACTCTGTTTCAGCAAGCATTCTCAACAGGACATCCCAGGGTTATAGTGGGAGAAGTAGTTCTTCATTACCCTTTACCCGGTGGTGCACCAACTACCAGTATCACATCCACCATATTCGGACCAGCAGTACTGGACTTTGGATTTTATGCCATGGCCATACAGATGTTCATAATTGGAGCAGTACTAAGGATAATATACGCTACCCAGATTAAGGCCAACGGAGCATTCACCGCCCTGTATGCAATCGTGCTTACTCACACCATGATATGGGTGGAAACAGGCCCCACAGATAGTGTGGTTTACATCTTCTATTTCCTGGCCTTAATTGCAGTGGTTATTTATGCGACTCAATTGATGAGAACTCATAAAAAACCTGAGGGTAATTCATAA
- a CDS encoding F420-dependent methylenetetrahydromethanopterin dehydrogenase, producing MVVKIGVIKSGNIGTSPVLDLVLDERADRPNIDVRGVSSGAKMNPEQVEEIVPKIADFDPDFVIFISPNPGAPGPAKARELLSGMDVPALIIGDAPGMGKREEMDEQGLGYVVVLGDPMIGARREFLDPTEMASFNADVIKVLAATGAYRVVQETIDGMIAACEAGEDIELPKVVIDAAKATEAAGFASPYAKAKAMAAYEMAAKVGDIDLKGCFMVKDMEQYVPIVASAHELIATAAKLATEAREIEKANDTVLRKPHGAQGQTMSKTVLVSKPE from the coding sequence ATGGTTGTAAAAATAGGAGTTATTAAAAGCGGTAACATAGGTACCTCTCCAGTTCTTGACTTAGTCTTAGATGAGAGGGCAGACCGACCTAACATAGACGTTAGAGGAGTGAGCTCTGGAGCAAAGATGAACCCAGAACAGGTTGAAGAAATCGTACCAAAAATTGCAGATTTCGACCCTGATTTCGTAATATTCATCAGCCCAAACCCTGGTGCTCCTGGACCAGCTAAAGCTCGAGAATTATTATCTGGAATGGACGTCCCAGCATTAATCATTGGTGACGCTCCTGGAATGGGTAAAAGGGAAGAAATGGATGAACAGGGATTAGGATACGTCGTTGTTCTCGGAGACCCAATGATCGGAGCTCGAAGAGAATTCCTGGACCCAACTGAAATGGCCTCATTCAACGCAGATGTAATAAAAGTACTGGCCGCCACTGGTGCATACCGTGTGGTACAGGAAACCATCGATGGAATGATCGCTGCCTGCGAAGCAGGAGAAGACATTGAATTACCAAAAGTTGTTATTGACGCTGCTAAAGCTACAGAAGCCGCTGGATTCGCCAGCCCATACGCAAAAGCAAAAGCAATGGCTGCTTACGAAATGGCTGCTAAAGTGGGTGACATTGACCTCAAAGGCTGTTTCATGGTTAAAGATATGGAACAATACGTACCTATCGTGGCTTCAGCTCACGAACTCATTGCTACAGCTGCTAAACTCGCAACTGAAGCACGTGAAATCGAAAAAGCAAACGACACTGTACTGCGTAAACCACACGGTGCTCAGGGACAGACCATGTCCAAAACCGTGTTAGTTTCCAAACCAGAATAA